From Micromonospora nigra, one genomic window encodes:
- a CDS encoding Lrp/AsnC family transcriptional regulator, translating into MPLATNPVRRFAALDDTDRTILAELAADGRMPNNALAERVGVAPSTCLTRTRALRECGAIRGFHADVDPAAVGLPLQALVSVRLTAHERAAVDAFRARSVRLPGVVSVFHVAGAEDYVLHVRAASADALRDFVLDYLAVDPAVQHTQTSLIFEQARGRG; encoded by the coding sequence ATGCCCCTCGCGACGAATCCCGTGCGGCGCTTCGCCGCCCTCGACGACACCGACCGCACGATCCTGGCGGAGCTGGCCGCCGACGGGCGGATGCCGAACAACGCCCTCGCGGAACGGGTGGGGGTGGCACCGTCGACGTGCCTGACCCGGACCCGGGCGCTACGCGAGTGCGGGGCGATCCGGGGGTTCCACGCCGACGTGGACCCGGCGGCGGTGGGGCTGCCGTTGCAGGCGTTGGTGTCGGTGCGGCTGACCGCGCACGAGCGGGCGGCGGTGGACGCGTTCCGCGCCCGGTCGGTGCGGCTGCCGGGGGTGGTGTCGGTGTTCCACGTGGCCGGCGCGGAGGACTACGTGCTGCACGTGCGGGCGGCCTCGGCGGACGCGCTGCGCGACTTCGTGCTGGATTATCTGGCGGTGGACCCGGCGGTGCAGCACACGCAGACGAGTCTGATCTTCGAGCAGGCCCGGGGCAGAGGCTGA
- a CDS encoding LLM class flavin-dependent oxidoreductase: MIDVPLSVLDLAPVAAGAPAGEALRHTTELARRTEQLGYRRFWVAEHHNMPAIASSAPAVLIAHLAAHTATIRLGSGGVMLPNHAPLVVAEQFGTLEALHPGRIDLGIGRAPGTDQVTALALRRTVEGLSAQGFPRELADLMNYFTGDDPGPITATPGRGQQPAVWLLGSSGFSAQLAGTLGLPFSFAHHFSAQNTVPALELYRRSFRPSRWLERPYAMVAVNVVCAETDERAQWLAGPAGLSFLRLRSGRPEPLATPQEAAAYPYTDVEREFLAQRRDGQATGSPETVRRQLGELLGRTGADELMLTTLVYDVADRVRSFELVAGQATGGLRS, translated from the coding sequence GTGATCGACGTACCGTTGTCTGTTCTTGATCTTGCGCCGGTTGCCGCCGGAGCCCCCGCCGGGGAGGCGTTGCGGCACACCACCGAGCTGGCCCGGCGCACGGAGCAACTGGGCTACCGCCGGTTCTGGGTGGCCGAGCACCACAACATGCCGGCCATCGCCTCGTCCGCCCCGGCGGTGCTCATCGCGCACCTGGCCGCGCACACCGCCACCATCCGGCTGGGTTCGGGCGGCGTGATGCTGCCCAACCACGCGCCGTTGGTGGTGGCCGAGCAGTTCGGCACCCTGGAGGCACTGCACCCGGGCCGCATCGACCTGGGCATCGGCCGCGCGCCCGGCACCGACCAGGTGACGGCGCTGGCGCTGCGCCGCACCGTGGAGGGCCTGTCGGCGCAGGGTTTCCCCCGCGAGCTGGCCGACCTGATGAACTACTTCACCGGCGACGATCCGGGGCCGATCACGGCGACCCCGGGTCGCGGGCAGCAGCCGGCGGTGTGGCTGCTCGGGTCCAGCGGGTTCAGCGCCCAACTCGCCGGAACGCTCGGGTTGCCGTTCTCGTTCGCGCACCACTTCAGCGCGCAGAACACGGTGCCCGCGCTGGAGTTGTACCGGCGCAGCTTCCGGCCGTCGCGCTGGCTGGAGCGGCCGTACGCGATGGTGGCGGTGAACGTCGTGTGCGCGGAGACCGACGAGCGGGCGCAGTGGCTGGCCGGGCCGGCCGGGTTGTCGTTCCTGCGGCTGCGGTCGGGGCGGCCCGAGCCGCTCGCCACGCCGCAGGAGGCGGCGGCGTACCCGTACACCGACGTCGAACGCGAGTTCCTGGCGCAGCGCCGCGACGGCCAGGCGACGGGGTCGCCGGAGACGGTCCGCCGGCAGCTCGGTGAACTGCTGGGGCGTACGGGGGCGGACGAGTTGATGCTGACCACGCTGGTGTACGACGTGGCGGATCGGGTGCGCTCGTTCGAGTTGGTGGCCGGGCAGGCGACGGGTGGTCTGCGGAGCTGA
- a CDS encoding cellulose binding domain-containing protein, with translation MPHTTRRVALLAAAAATTLAAGGLTTLTASAAAAGCRVDYRVTNQWPGGFGADVTVTNLGDPLTGWALTWAWPAGQQVTQAWGAAVTQSGAQATARNVDWNGTLGTNASTGFGFNGSWTGSNPAPTSFALNGTTCTGATTPTTAPPTTAPPPTTPPPTTPPPTTPPPTTPPPTTPPPGAVQMEDLDRGLVSVRSGSGNLVSWRLLGTETSGVAFNLYRGSTKVNASPITGATNWLDNGAAAGTAYTVRAVVNGAEQAASAPALQLPSGHLDVPLQVPPAGTTPSGEGYTYSANDASVGDLDGDGDYEFVVKWDPSNAKDNSQSGYTGNVYVDAYTLTGTRLWRIDLGRNIRAGAHYTQFQVYDYDGDGDAEVAMKTADGTRSGTGQVIGSASADHRNSSGYVLAGPEFLTMFDGRTGAALSTVNYDPPRGNVSSWGDNYGNRVDRFLAGTAYLDGQRPSLIMARGYYTRAVIAAWDFRNGTLTRRWTFDSNASGNGAAYGQGNHSLSIADVDADGRQEIVYGAATIDDNGRLLWSTGHGHGDAGHVGDLDPSRPGLEYFKVSEDGSKPSSWFADARTGQILWSTPTGGDNGRGVSGDIWAGSPGAESWSSAVSGLANTRGQNVGRKPSSTNFLAWWDGDPVRELLDGTRIDKYGTGGDTRLLTASGVSSNNGTKSTPALSADILGDWREEVVWRTTDSRALRIYSTPTQTGTRIHTLMHDPQYRVAIAWQNTAYNQPPHPGFFLGDGMTTPPTPRIYLR, from the coding sequence ATGCCCCACACCACACGCCGCGTCGCACTGCTCGCAGCGGCAGCCGCCACCACCCTCGCCGCCGGCGGGCTCACCACCCTCACCGCCTCGGCCGCCGCCGCCGGCTGCCGCGTCGACTACCGGGTCACCAACCAGTGGCCCGGCGGCTTCGGCGCCGACGTCACCGTCACCAACCTCGGCGACCCGCTGACCGGCTGGGCGCTCACCTGGGCCTGGCCCGCCGGTCAGCAGGTCACCCAGGCGTGGGGAGCTGCCGTCACCCAGAGCGGCGCGCAGGCCACCGCCCGCAACGTCGACTGGAACGGCACGCTCGGCACCAACGCCAGCACCGGCTTCGGTTTCAACGGCTCCTGGACCGGCAGCAACCCGGCCCCCACCAGCTTCGCCCTCAACGGCACCACCTGCACCGGCGCGACCACCCCGACCACCGCGCCGCCGACCACCGCCCCACCGCCGACCACCCCGCCGCCGACCACGCCACCACCGACGACCCCGCCCCCCACCACGCCTCCGCCGACCACCCCGCCCCCCGGGGCCGTGCAGATGGAGGACCTGGACCGGGGCCTGGTCAGCGTCCGCTCCGGCTCGGGCAACCTGGTGTCCTGGCGGCTGCTGGGCACCGAGACCTCCGGGGTGGCGTTCAACCTCTACCGAGGCTCGACGAAGGTCAACGCCAGCCCGATCACCGGCGCCACGAACTGGCTCGACAACGGGGCGGCGGCCGGCACCGCGTACACGGTGCGGGCCGTGGTGAACGGCGCCGAGCAGGCCGCCTCCGCGCCCGCCCTCCAGCTCCCGTCCGGCCACCTCGACGTGCCGTTGCAGGTCCCGCCCGCCGGCACCACGCCCAGCGGCGAGGGTTACACCTACTCCGCCAACGACGCCAGCGTCGGTGACCTCGACGGCGACGGCGACTACGAGTTCGTGGTCAAGTGGGACCCGTCCAACGCCAAGGACAACTCGCAGTCCGGCTACACCGGCAACGTCTACGTCGACGCGTACACCCTCACCGGCACCCGGTTGTGGCGCATCGACCTGGGCCGCAACATCCGCGCCGGCGCCCACTACACCCAGTTCCAGGTGTACGACTACGACGGCGACGGCGACGCCGAGGTGGCCATGAAGACCGCCGACGGCACCCGCTCCGGCACCGGCCAGGTCATCGGCAGCGCCTCCGCCGACCACCGCAACTCCTCCGGCTACGTCCTCGCCGGCCCGGAGTTCCTGACCATGTTCGACGGCCGCACCGGCGCCGCCCTGTCCACCGTCAACTACGACCCGCCCCGCGGCAACGTCTCCTCCTGGGGCGACAACTACGGCAACCGCGTCGACCGGTTCCTCGCCGGCACCGCGTACCTCGACGGGCAGCGTCCCTCCCTGATCATGGCCCGCGGCTACTACACCCGCGCCGTGATCGCCGCCTGGGACTTCCGCAACGGCACCCTCACCAGGCGGTGGACGTTCGACTCGAACGCCTCCGGCAACGGCGCCGCGTACGGGCAGGGCAACCACAGCCTGTCGATCGCCGACGTCGACGCCGACGGCCGACAGGAGATCGTCTACGGCGCCGCCACCATCGACGACAACGGCCGGCTGCTCTGGTCCACCGGTCACGGCCACGGTGACGCCGGGCACGTCGGCGACCTCGACCCGTCCCGCCCCGGCCTGGAGTACTTCAAGGTCAGTGAGGACGGCAGCAAGCCCAGCTCCTGGTTCGCCGACGCCCGTACCGGCCAGATCCTGTGGTCCACCCCGACCGGCGGCGACAACGGCCGGGGTGTCTCCGGCGACATCTGGGCCGGCAGCCCCGGCGCGGAGTCGTGGTCGTCGGCCGTGAGCGGCCTGGCGAACACCCGGGGCCAGAACGTCGGGCGCAAGCCGTCCTCGACGAACTTCCTCGCCTGGTGGGACGGCGACCCGGTGCGCGAGCTGCTCGACGGCACCCGCATCGACAAGTACGGCACCGGCGGCGACACCCGGCTGCTCACCGCCAGCGGCGTGTCGTCCAACAACGGCACCAAGTCCACTCCCGCGCTGTCGGCCGACATCCTGGGCGACTGGCGGGAGGAGGTGGTCTGGCGGACCACCGACAGCCGGGCGCTGCGGATCTACAGCACCCCGACGCAGACCGGCACGCGCATCCACACCCTCATGCACGACCCGCAGTACCGGGTGGCGATCGCCTGGCAGAACACCGCCTACAACCAGCCGCCGCACCCGGGCTTCTTCCTGGGCGACGGCATGACCACCCCGCCCACCCCGCGCATCTACCTGCGCTGA
- a CDS encoding pyridoxal-dependent decarboxylase, which yields MATHMTPEEFRQAGYAVVDWIADYWSTLGQRPVTSQDPPGAVAAALPAGPPAHGEPVEAVLADLDTLVTPRLTHWQHPGFFGYFPANTSGPSVLGDLVSAGLGVQGMLWATGPACTELETVLLDWLADLLGLPARMRSSATGGGVIQDSASSATLVATLVAVHRASGGRWREAGVDRRYRAYTSTQGHSSIEKAARIGGLGAEGVRLVDVDPDTQAMSPAALRTAVEADLAAGVVPAIVVATVGTTSTTAVDPLPEIGAICAEYGIFLHVDAAYAGAAAVCPELRAGHAGLEYADSYCFDPHKWLLTGFDCDAFWVADRGELIEALTVLPEYLRNAATESGAVIDYRDWQVPLGRRFRALKLWFVLRWYGVEGLRAHIRSGVALAAGFADRVRADDRFELVAPHPYALVCFRLRGDDATNEALLERVNASGRVLLTHTRVRGRHTLRLAVGSPQTTQAHVDEAWELLSHAADELTAGR from the coding sequence GTGGCAACGCACATGACGCCGGAGGAGTTCCGCCAGGCCGGGTACGCCGTGGTGGACTGGATCGCCGACTACTGGAGCACCCTCGGGCAGCGGCCCGTGACCTCGCAGGATCCGCCCGGCGCGGTGGCCGCCGCGCTGCCCGCCGGGCCGCCGGCCCACGGCGAGCCGGTCGAGGCGGTGCTGGCCGACCTCGACACCCTCGTCACGCCCCGGCTGACCCACTGGCAGCACCCGGGCTTCTTCGGCTACTTCCCGGCCAACACCTCCGGGCCCAGCGTGCTGGGCGACCTGGTCAGCGCGGGCCTCGGCGTACAGGGCATGCTCTGGGCCACCGGCCCCGCCTGCACCGAACTGGAGACCGTCCTGCTGGACTGGCTCGCCGACCTGCTGGGCCTGCCGGCCCGGATGCGGTCCTCGGCCACCGGTGGGGGCGTCATCCAGGACTCGGCCTCCTCGGCGACCCTGGTGGCCACCCTCGTCGCCGTGCACCGGGCCAGCGGAGGCCGGTGGCGGGAGGCCGGCGTCGACCGCCGGTACCGCGCGTACACCTCGACGCAGGGGCACTCCTCCATCGAGAAGGCCGCCCGGATCGGCGGGCTCGGCGCCGAGGGCGTCCGCCTGGTCGACGTCGACCCGGACACGCAGGCCATGTCCCCGGCCGCGCTGCGGACGGCTGTCGAGGCCGACCTCGCCGCCGGGGTGGTGCCCGCCATCGTGGTCGCCACCGTCGGCACCACCTCCACCACCGCGGTCGACCCGCTGCCCGAGATCGGCGCGATCTGCGCCGAGTACGGCATCTTCCTGCACGTCGACGCCGCCTACGCGGGGGCGGCGGCGGTCTGCCCGGAGCTGCGGGCCGGGCACGCCGGTCTGGAGTACGCCGACTCGTACTGCTTCGACCCGCACAAGTGGCTGCTCACCGGCTTCGACTGCGACGCCTTCTGGGTGGCCGACCGGGGTGAGCTGATCGAGGCGCTGACGGTGTTGCCGGAGTACCTGCGCAACGCGGCCACCGAGTCGGGTGCGGTGATCGACTACCGGGACTGGCAGGTGCCGCTGGGCCGCCGGTTCCGCGCGCTGAAACTGTGGTTCGTGCTGCGCTGGTACGGCGTCGAGGGGCTGCGGGCGCACATCCGCTCGGGCGTGGCGCTCGCCGCCGGCTTCGCCGACCGGGTGCGCGCCGACGACCGGTTCGAGCTGGTGGCCCCACACCCGTACGCCCTGGTGTGTTTCCGGCTGCGCGGCGACGACGCGACGAACGAGGCGTTGCTGGAGCGGGTGAACGCCTCCGGTCGGGTGCTGCTGACCCACACCCGGGTGCGCGGGCGGCACACGCTGCGGCTGGCCGTGGGCTCCCCGCAGACCACGCAGGCCCACGTCGACGAGGCGTGGGAGCTGCTGTCACACGCGGCTGACGAGCTGACCGCCGGCCGGTGA